CGTGCCCTCCTCGACGTCGCACCAGCACCCCTTCGAGTCGCCGCTGCCCAGCGCCGTCTACGGGCTGGACTTCCACGCGAAGATGACGATCCACTGGCGGGTCGACCTGACGACCGGCGCACGGCACAACGCGCCGCGCAGCGCGGCGATCAACGACGTCGTCCAGCGGGCCCGGGCGCTGACCGAGCGGGCGATGCTGGTGCACCACGCCCCGCTCCAGCACCAGCTCGGGGACGAGCTGGCGGCCGAGCGGCAGGTGGAGGGCACGCACGTCTGGGCGCGCGCCGAGGGCGTCGTGCTGACCGTCGTGGAGACCGACCTCCAGATGGCCCGCAAGCACATCGAGCTGCTCCAGACCACCACGATGCGCCAGGCCGAGCGGGACGCCGAGCGCGCCGAGATCAAGTACCTGCGCGACGAGGTGCTGACCGACCTGTCGAGCGCCACGATCTGGTGGCTCGTCCGCAACGGCTACCAGGTGGAGCAGGCCGTGCAGCTGAGCCGCCACCTGGCGGAGCTGGTCGAGATCGCCGCGAACCGCCGCGACCAGCACTGGGCCGACACCCTCGTGACGAGCTTCGAGAGCGCCCTCCCGCGTCTGGACGACGGCCACCGCACGGACGTCCGCCTGCACCTGGCCAAGGCGCTCGGCATCTACGGCGGCACGTCGGTGGCGGCCGAGTTCGCCGACCAGGTGGGCCTGCCGCCGGACACGCCGGCGAGCCTGCCGGCGCACGACGCCCCCGTGCGGCTCCCGCCCCAGGGGTCCCCGCCGCACGGCCTGCCGGCCCACAACAACGGTCATCGGCCGCGTTCGTGATTCCCTAACCTGACGGGGTGACCCAGAACTTGACCGAGGTGCGTGGCGCGGCCGTCGCCGGCGCGCTGCGCGTCCTCGCCCGGCTGACGCCGTTCGTCGAACCCGAGTTGGTCGGTCTGCGCGACGTGGTGCGCCCCGGCGACGTGTGCCTCGACGTCGGCGCCGCGCTCGGCCTCTACACCGTCACGCTGTCCCGCCTCGTCGGTCCACACGGGACGGTCCACAGCGTCGAGCCGCTGCTGTTCGCGCACCCGGCCCTGTCGTACCTGCTGCGCCCGCGTGAGGCGCGCAACGTGGTCCGGCACTCCGTGGCGCTCGGCGTCAGCGAGGGGCAGCACGTGATGAGCGTGCCGGTCCGCCACGGCACGCCGGTCACCGGCCGCTCGTTCCTCACCGCGGGTGCGGACGGGCTCGGCTCCAACGAGGAGTTCACCGAGCACGTCGAGGTCCTCGTCCGCACGGACACGCTGGACCGGTTCTGCCGGGCCAACGCCATCGAGAGGCTGGACTTCGTCAAGGCCGACGTGGAGGGCGCGGAGCTGAGGGTGCTGGAGGGCGGCGCGGAGACCATCGAGCGGTTGCGGCCGACGCTGCTGCTGGAGGTCGAGGAGCGGCACGTGCTGCGCTTCGGCTACCGGGCGCGCGACGTGCAGGACTGGCTGGCGGAGCGCGGTTACTCGATGCACGCGTGGCGGCACAACGCGTGGCGGCGCGTGGACCGGATCGACGACCGCGTGCGCAACTACCTGTTCAAGCCCTGACGGGCGAAGAGGTCCCGAGAAGGCGGAAGACCCCGGTCCCTGGGGGTGGACCGGGGTCTTCCTGTGGACCGGTCTACGAAACGTAGACCTCAAGCTCGTGAATCGAGTATCCGTAACCCGTGGCCCGTTGGATACCCGTCATTCGTACGAATCGTGCCGCAGAAGGTGCGAAGGACACAAGGTCCTGGCCGCCGTCACCGGTGGAAGTCGCGTACACCGTCCGCCACCGCACGCCATCGGATGACAACTCTATGCGATATCCCTTGGCATACGCGGCTTCCCACGACAGCACCACCCGACCGACCACGCGCACCGAGCCCAAGTCCACCTGCAACCACTGGTGGTCCGACCAGTCGCTCGCCCAGCGGGTGTCCACCCTGCCGTCCACGGCGTGCGCGGGCGGTGACTCGTACAGGCCGCGCTCGTGGCTGCTGGCGGTCGCCACCGCGCCCGCCGCGAGGTTCGCCACGGACGTCCCGCGGCGGGAGGGGAACTGCACGACCTGCTGGTACGTGGGCCGGTTCTGCCAGTTCACCTCGTCCTGCGTGATGCCGCCCATGGCGCGGTGCTGGATGGTGTCCGCGCACCACTGGTCGCCGGCCGCGCACGTGGCGTCACCGGGGTACACGGTGGTCGCGGGCACGGCCGCC
This region of Saccharothrix longispora genomic DNA includes:
- a CDS encoding FkbM family methyltransferase → MTQNLTEVRGAAVAGALRVLARLTPFVEPELVGLRDVVRPGDVCLDVGAALGLYTVTLSRLVGPHGTVHSVEPLLFAHPALSYLLRPREARNVVRHSVALGVSEGQHVMSVPVRHGTPVTGRSFLTAGADGLGSNEEFTEHVEVLVRTDTLDRFCRANAIERLDFVKADVEGAELRVLEGGAETIERLRPTLLLEVEERHVLRFGYRARDVQDWLAERGYSMHAWRHNAWRRVDRIDDRVRNYLFKP